The genomic region CGAGGCGGACGTCGCCGACCTCGAGCACCTCGCCCCCGTCGTCGAGCACCCCCTCGGGAGGACGGCCCTCGGGTGCCCGCCGGAGGTTGGCTCGGATGCGGGCGACGAGCTCTCGCAGCCGGTAGGGCTTCGTGACGTAGTCGTCGGCGCCCACCTCCAGGCCGACGACGGTGTCGATCTCCGACGACTTGGCCGTGACCATGATGATGGGCACCGTCGAGCGGGTGCGGAGCTGGCGGCAGACGTCGATGCCCGACATCCTCGGCAGCATCAGGTCGAGGAGCACGAGGTCGGGCTCCACCAGGTCGAAGAGCTCGAGGGCCTCCACCCCATCACGGGCGACCCGCACGTCGAAGCCCTCGCGCTGCAGGCCGACCACGAGGGCGTCGATGAAGGACTCCTCGTCCTCCACGAGCAGCACGATCGGCGGTTCGCCCGGCGCGGCGGTCAGGGCCGGTCCTCCACCGACGTCACCACGACCGGCCCCGTGCTCGCCGGCAAGCGGAGGGTGAAGGTGGACCCCTCCCCTTCGCGCGACGTGAGCCGCACCTCGCCGCGGTGGTTGCTGGCCACGTGGCGGACGATCGCCAGGCCCAGCCCGGTGCCGCCGGTCTCGCGGCTGCGGGCCCGGTCGACCCGGTAGAAGCGCTCGAAGACCCGCTCGAGGTCGCGGGAGGGGATCCCGATCCCGTGGTCTCGCACCTCGATCTCGACCCAGGTGCCCCAGGACCGGGAGACGACCTCGACCGAGGCGCCCTTGTCGCTGTACTTGCAGGCGTTCTCGAGGAGGTTGCCCACCGCCGACGCCAGCTGGCGCCGGTCGCCGCGCAGCGTGTGCGAGGGCTCCACCCCGCTGTCGTCGATGGTGATGGCCCGGGACTCCGCCAGCGGGCGGGTGCGCTCCACGGCATCGGCCACCACGAGGCCCGCCGACACCGGCTCACGCAGCGGGGCTTCCTCCGCCTCGATGCGGCTGAGGTCGAGGAGGTCGTCGATGGTGCGGGCCACCCGGAAGGCCTCGTCGGTCATCCGCTCCGCCAGGCGCCGGCTGACCGCGGCGTCGTCCTCGGAGGCAATGGTCTCGGCGAGGAGGCCGAGAGCCCCCACCGGGGTCTTGAGCTCGTGGCTGATGTTGGCCACGAAGTCACGCCGCACCGCCTCGAGGCGGCGCCGCTCCGACACGTCGTCGATCACGGCCACGGCCCCGATCGCCCGGATGCCGTCGTCGAGGGCGACCGCCGAGATCACGAGCATCCGGCGGGGCGGGCCGAACAGATCGAGGTTGCGCCGCTGCGGGTCGCCCGCCAGGGCGTCCTGCAACACGTCCTCGATCTCCTGCTCGACCAACGAGTCGGCGTGCCGGGCGCTGACATAGGCCCGTGCTGCCTCGTTGCGGTGCACCTCACGACCCACCTCATCCCACACCACCACGCCCTGGGGGATCGACTCGAGGACCCTGGTGAGGCGGGCGGCGGCGGTCCGGGCCGCGTCGGCCGTCTCGGTGGCGACGTCGGCGGCGCGCTCGAGTCGGCCGAGCGACCTCTCGATCCCGCGCCCGCCCTCCTCGACCGACGGCCCGCCGAGCCGCAGCGCCACCGAGTCGACGCGACGGCGCAGCGACCGCCGGGAGACACCCGTGGCCACCACCACCAGCACGGCGATCACCAGGGCGGCCACGCCGAACGCCAGCGCCCCTCCCCCGCTCGGCCCGCCCACCGCCGTCAGCTCTCCTCGAGGGGTGCGTCGTCGGTGTGCTCCGGCAGCTGCCCCGTCACCATGTACCGGACACGCTCGCCGATGTTCACGGCGTGGTCGGCGATGCGCTCGTAGAAGCGCCCCACCAGCGCCAGCTGGACCGAGAGCTGCAGGGCGCTGGCACCCGTCTCGTGGGTCTCGAAGATCGAGGCGATGTAGTCGACGTGAAGGTCGTCGACGGTGTCGTCCATGTCGTCGAGGGCGGCAGCGAGGGCGGCGTCGCGGTCGACGTAGGCATCGATCGAGAGCCGAAACAGCCGATGGACGCCTTCGCTCATCTGCTCGAGCAGGCCCCGGACCGAGGGATCGAGCTCCGTGCCGTACATCCGTCGCGACGCCTTCATGATGTTGACGACGAGGTCGCCCGACCGCTCGATCTCGGCGACCATCCGGATGGCGGTCATCAGCGAGCGAAGATCCGAGGCCATGGGCTGCTGGAGGGCGAGGAGCTGGTAGCAGCGCTCCTCGACGTCGAGGGCGAGGACGTCGAGCTCGTCGTCGCCGTTGATGATGGCCTCGGCGGTCGCCAGGTCGCCG from Acidimicrobiales bacterium harbors:
- a CDS encoding ATP-binding protein; its protein translation is MGGPSGGGALAFGVAALVIAVLVVVATGVSRRSLRRRVDSVALRLGGPSVEEGGRGIERSLGRLERAADVATETADAARTAAARLTRVLESIPQGVVVWDEVGREVHRNEAARAYVSARHADSLVEQEIEDVLQDALAGDPQRRNLDLFGPPRRMLVISAVALDDGIRAIGAVAVIDDVSERRRLEAVRRDFVANISHELKTPVGALGLLAETIASEDDAAVSRRLAERMTDEAFRVARTIDDLLDLSRIEAEEAPLREPVSAGLVVADAVERTRPLAESRAITIDDSGVEPSHTLRGDRRQLASAVGNLLENACKYSDKGASVEVVSRSWGTWVEIEVRDHGIGIPSRDLERVFERFYRVDRARSRETGGTGLGLAIVRHVASNHRGEVRLTSREGEGSTFTLRLPASTGPVVVTSVEDRP
- the phoU gene encoding phosphate signaling complex protein PhoU, coding for MTDTRKSFHHDLDLIRDDIVRMGGMVSESLSSATQALLDGDLATAEAIINGDDELDVLALDVEERCYQLLALQQPMASDLRSLMTAIRMVAEIERSGDLVVNIMKASRRMYGTELDPSVRGLLEQMSEGVHRLFRLSIDAYVDRDAALAAALDDMDDTVDDLHVDYIASIFETHETGASALQLSVQLALVGRFYERIADHAVNIGERVRYMVTGQLPEHTDDAPLEES
- a CDS encoding response regulator transcription factor gives rise to the protein MLLVEDEESFIDALVVGLQREGFDVRVARDGVEALELFDLVEPDLVLLDLMLPRMSGIDVCRQLRTRSTVPIIMVTAKSSEIDTVVGLEVGADDYVTKPYRLRELVARIRANLRRAPEGRPPEGVLDDGGEVLEVGDVRLDAGRHEVVIRDQQVALPLKEFELLELLLANAGRVLTRDTLISEVWGADYVGDTKTLDVHVKRLRAKVEADPASPTRIVTIRGLGYKYERPKG